The Magnolia sinica isolate HGM2019 chromosome 9, MsV1, whole genome shotgun sequence genome contains a region encoding:
- the LOC131255437 gene encoding ankyrin repeat domain-containing protein EMB506, chloroplastic isoform X1 translates to MLGGTFVSSPLSNSIIISSLFPPLISLSLPPLPKKSYNNSSNSNVCSVKASLPSNLRFSTPSLLLHLILGKDEISSSRITSSSGSNPISARTRDGFWEDPDDGSGSDYEVEEEEEEEEEEVEDDINVNKTEATAQYEDELLKEVELLLKPEERAILQQNEDPVLSKIASMKWSPLHTLALSGQIPYMDKLLEGGVDIDAVDKDGYTALHKSVISKKEAVISHLLRKGANPHVRDRDGATALHYAVQVGAMQTVKLLIKYKVDVNVADDEGWTPLHVAIQSRCRDIAKVLLVNGADKTRRNKDGKMPLDLSLCFGRDFKSYELAKLLKLVPADREA, encoded by the exons ATGTTAGGAGGAACGTTTGTATCATCACCACTCAGCAACTCCATCATTATCTCCTCTCTGTTTCCTCCTCTCATCAGCCTCTCTCTTCCTCCCCTACCAAAGAAATCCtacaacaacagcagcaacagcaatGTCTGCTCTGTAAAAGCGTCTCTCCCCTCCAATCTACGTTTCAGTaccccttctcttcttcttcatcttattCTTGGGAAGGATGAAATATCAAGCAGCAGAATCACCTCATCCTCTGGCTCTAATCCCATCTCTGCGCGAACTCGTGATGGCTTTTGGGAAGATCCGGATGATGGCAGTGGCAGCGActatgaagtagaagaagaagaagaagaagaagaagaagaagtagaagatgACATTAATGTTAATAAGACTGAAGCTACTGCCCAATACGAAGATGAGCTCCTCAAAG AAGTTGAACTGTTATTAAAGCCAGAAGAGAGAGCAATTTTGCAACAGAATGAAGATCCTGTTCTCAGCAAAATAGCAAGT ATGAAATGGAGCCCACTTCATACTCTAGCGCTTTCAGGGCAGATACCGTACATGGATAAACTTCTTGAAGGTGGAGTTGATATTGATGCAGTAGATAAG GATGGTTACACCGCTCTTCACAAGTCGGTGATCAGTAAAAAGGAAGCTGTTATTAGCCATCTTCTAAGAAAAGGCGCAAACCCTCATGTTAGGGATAGG GATGGTGCTACCGCATTACATTATGCTGTTCAAGTTGGTGCTATGCAAACAGTGAAGCTATTGATTAAATACAAGGTTGATGTGAATGTTGCAGATGAT GAAGGATGGACTCCGTTACATGTTGCCATACAAAGTCGATGTAGAGATATAGCCAAAGTTTTGCTGGTCAATGGTGCGGATAAGACAAGAAGAAACAAG GATGGGAAGATGCCTCTGGACCTGAGCTTATGCTTTGGGAGAGACTTTAAGTCTTATGAGCTTGCGAAACTACTGAAGCTTGTACCGGCAGACAGAGAAGCTTGA
- the LOC131255437 gene encoding ankyrin repeat domain-containing protein EMB506, chloroplastic isoform X2 translates to MLGGTFVSSPLSNSIIISSLFPPLISLSLPPLPKKSYNNSSNSNVCSVKASLPSNLRFSTPSLLLHLILGKDEISSSRITSSSGSNPISARTRDGFWEDPDDGSGSDYEVEEEEEEEEEEVEDDINVNKTEATAQYEDELLKEVELLLKPEERAILQQNEDPVLSKIASMKWSPLHTLALSGQIPYMDKLLEGGVDIDAVDKEGWTPLHVAIQSRCRDIAKVLLVNGADKTRRNKDGKMPLDLSLCFGRDFKSYELAKLLKLVPADREA, encoded by the exons ATGTTAGGAGGAACGTTTGTATCATCACCACTCAGCAACTCCATCATTATCTCCTCTCTGTTTCCTCCTCTCATCAGCCTCTCTCTTCCTCCCCTACCAAAGAAATCCtacaacaacagcagcaacagcaatGTCTGCTCTGTAAAAGCGTCTCTCCCCTCCAATCTACGTTTCAGTaccccttctcttcttcttcatcttattCTTGGGAAGGATGAAATATCAAGCAGCAGAATCACCTCATCCTCTGGCTCTAATCCCATCTCTGCGCGAACTCGTGATGGCTTTTGGGAAGATCCGGATGATGGCAGTGGCAGCGActatgaagtagaagaagaagaagaagaagaagaagaagaagtagaagatgACATTAATGTTAATAAGACTGAAGCTACTGCCCAATACGAAGATGAGCTCCTCAAAG AAGTTGAACTGTTATTAAAGCCAGAAGAGAGAGCAATTTTGCAACAGAATGAAGATCCTGTTCTCAGCAAAATAGCAAGT ATGAAATGGAGCCCACTTCATACTCTAGCGCTTTCAGGGCAGATACCGTACATGGATAAACTTCTTGAAGGTGGAGTTGATATTGATGCAGTAGATAAG GAAGGATGGACTCCGTTACATGTTGCCATACAAAGTCGATGTAGAGATATAGCCAAAGTTTTGCTGGTCAATGGTGCGGATAAGACAAGAAGAAACAAG GATGGGAAGATGCCTCTGGACCTGAGCTTATGCTTTGGGAGAGACTTTAAGTCTTATGAGCTTGCGAAACTACTGAAGCTTGTACCGGCAGACAGAGAAGCTTGA